Genomic segment of Methanolobus mangrovi:
TTAATATAGAGGACGATTACATACATGGTTCCCTGCGGATAAGTCTTGGAAGGGAAAATACTATGGAAGACATAGATTATGTTGTTGAGAGCCTGAAGGAAACAGTTTTGAAGCTCAGGGAAATGTCTGCGATTTCCAGTTAAAATACAGTGGGAGGTATTCATGTATTCAAAAAAGGTTATTGAGGAATTTAGCAATCCCAAAAACGTAGGTAGTATAGAGGATGCTGATGGTGTGGGTGAAATCGGAAGCACCATTGATGGTGATATAATAAATATATCTATCAAGGTGAAGGACAACGTGATCGAAGATGTCAAGTTCAAGACATTCGGTTGTGTTGTTGCA
This window contains:
- a CDS encoding iron-sulfur cluster assembly scaffold protein, whose product is MYSKKVIEEFSNPKNVGSIEDADGVGEIGSTIDGDIINISIKVKDNVIEDVKFKTFGCVVAISTSSMVTNLAKGKTIDEALALDNEDVINALEGLPEGKDRCSGFALDALKLAIEDYRQKNK